Genomic DNA from Mucilaginibacter terrenus:
TTTGTAGACAGTTCTGAGCAAATGTACTGGTTACCATCGCACACGTGTTTTATGGAAAATATAAGTTCCGCAGCGCTTACATTTTTAAGCATGTAACCACTGGCGCTTGCCTGGAAGGCCTTAATCACGTATTTCTCATGATCCAGCGCGGTTAACATAATTACTTTAACTGCCGGGTAGTTCTTTTTTATGTGTTCCGTTAACTCAAGCCCTCCCATTTCGGGCATGTTCATGTCGGCCAGTATAACATCCGCCTTTGTGCCATTGTTAAGCAAATCTATAACCTGCCGGCCGTTAACCGCTTCGCCGGCAATAGTTAGGTCCTGCTCTTTCTCCAGCAAAGACTTTATGCCGTTTCTTACAATATTATGGTCCTCTGCCAGTATAATGTTGATCATTTTAATGCTTTTGATTTCGTTTTACAACAATTAAGAGGGCCGGCTATTAATTCTATTTAAATGTGAATGATTATAAATGCCCCTCATCGTCAGACTCGGTCCTGGTCATAGATATAAGCAGGCCTTTTAGCCGTTCTATATGTATGCTCAACTCTTCGGCCCGAACTTTATACTCTGCATATTGCTTGCCGGTATTCTCGTTCTCTTCCCGCCAAACAATGCCCAGCAGCAGGTTGCGCCGCTCCTCCAGCATCCGTATAGATACCCATATAGATTCTTCCATGTTTTCGGCCTGCCTTTGCATCAGCGCCGCCTCGGTATAAACGTGGCCGGTGTGGCACCTGTACCTGGGGAAGTTATCGTTCTTAATCCGCCATAGGCCGCCTCCGCAATCAGGGCAGGTGAAGTTGCTATGGGTGCCAATTTTTTCCATGTCGGTAATTTTGCTCGCCATACGCTCAGTTATATCGGCTTCAATTTTCACGTCCTCTGGTATTGGCAAAGTTTTAACCGGCTTTGCCACCATATCGGCCACTATGTAGCCCATATCTTCCAAAAACACCTGATTGTCTATCTCTACATTGCTGATGGCACTTACCGGCATATCGTCGTACTCTGCCTCTGCAGGGTCTTGCACAATAGCCATCCCGCCGCTGCGCTTTATGGCAGCCAGGCCAGATGTTCCATCATCCAGCAAGCCGGTTAGTATAATGCCAATGGTGGCTGCACCGTAGGCAACCGCTGCCGAACGGAACAACACATCTATTGATGGGCGCCAGCGGTTTTCATGCGGCCCCAGCACTAACCTTACTTCACCTGGTTTTACCAGCATGTGCACATCTGCCGGGCTTATATATAAGTGGCCGGCTTGTATCTGCTCGCCATCTGTAGGTACCCGGCAAGTAAATGCTGTGCTTTTTTGCAGCTGTTCTTTAATTACATGGGCCTGCGAATGTTTAGACATGTGTATCACCACAAATATCGCAACAGGCAAGTCAGCCGGGAATTTCTTCATCAACTGATTCACAGCCTTAATACCACCGGCGGATGTCCCTACAACAACTATTCTTTGTGGTTCCATTTATCTACGGTCTCTCCCGGGTAGCTTAAAAATTAAGGGTGATATTTACAGCGGTACCTTTGCCCGGGGCCGACTGCACGTCCAGCTTGCCATTATACAGGTTTACCCGGTTCTTAATACTGCTTAGCCCCGACCCGGATACTGCCCTCTCGTTCTCTTTATACCTAAAGCCTACCCCGTTGTCTTTTACGTGTATTTCTATGTGTTTATTTTTCTTTATCTCTATTTTAACCTGGCTAGCGCCTGAGTGTTTCATGCAATTGTTAAGCAGTTCCTGTATAATACGGAAGATGCTTGTTTCCAGCACAATATCAGGCCGCTGATGAAAACCGGTGGCCCGGGTTTGAATATGCATTTTTGATGATGACAGCCGCTTAGCCAGCTCCTCAATAGTAGCCGGCAGCCCAAAATCAGTCAAAATAGAGGGCGCAAGCTCAAAGGAAATGTTCCTGGTTTCTGCAATTGCCTGGTCTATCAGCAAGTTGATATCCTGCTGCTCGTTATTCAGCGGCCGCCCAGAATTCAATAAGCCCAGCTTTATTTTTATCCCATATAACAGCTGGCTTACACTGTCGTGCAGCGAATCGCTGATGCGCCTGCGCTCGTTCTCCTCGGCAGTAAGGGTGGCCAGGCTAATTTCGTTCTGCTGGTTGCGCTTAAGTTTAATGGTCTCCTCTTCTATCCGGCGCTTTTCGGTTATATCTATAATTATACCGGCCAGCCTTTTAACGTTGCCAGCTTCATGTATAACATGCCCCCGTATACTGGCGTAAGATAACCCTCCTTCAGCATTCATAATGCGGGTTACTACATCAATCTCTTTATCAAAGTTAATGGAGTTACGAAAGCAGTGGTCAACCATTTCCCTATCCTCCGGGTGCAAAATGTTGATGAAGTTTTTATATCCCCTGTCAAATCCGTTGCCGTGCATTCCGCCTAAAATATTACGGTTAAATTCGTCCAGGTAAAACTCCATAGTTTCCAGGTCGAGCTCCCAGGTACCCGCCGCGGATGCCTCTAGCGAAAGCTGTAGCCTGTCCTTGGTTTCGGCAAGCGCCCGCCGGGCTTCTATACTTTCGCTTATATCAATAATAGCTACGTAATATTGCGGCTGCTCGCCCAAAGCAGCCTTTATTGCAATGCCTTCTATCTGCGCGTGAAATTCGCGCCCGGTTTGCGACCGCATGGTAAGCTGGCAGCTCTCGCGCGCCCGCCTTATAGACATTTCATGATAAAAGCGGTAAAAAACATCCGTATGCACGGGCACAACAAATTGTATCAGCCGCTTGGAGGCAAGCCCCATTTTGCCGGTTTCCAACAAGGTTAGCCCGGCATTGTTAACATCAGTTACTACGCCCGAGCTGTTTAGGATGAAGTACCCTATTGGCGCCAGGTTGTAAATGCTGGAGAACCTTAGCTGCTGCAATTCCAACTCTTCGTTGGCAAGCTTCAGCTCGTCATTTTGCATTTCCAGCTCTATCTGGTGTACCTGCAGCTCCTGTAATATCGCTTGTACATCCTGCTCTGCGCCTGTAGCGTTGTTTTCGCCCGCGTTATCAACCGCCCGCTCTGCCATATCTCTCAGCCGACCGGGTAACATGTTATTTGATATGCCTGATTTGGGCTTCAATCCTGTTCTTTAGTTATTGTTAATAATGTAAGCGACGGTTGGTCTGTTTTCAAATCGCGCAGCGGAACGGCTGTAAACTTATATTTCCCATTAACGCTGCCTTGTAAGGTGACCTGCGCAGATTCGGGCGTATGTGTCTTTTGGCTTTTATTTAACATTTTCAATACCTTGTCTGTTTTAGTGTAGGCAGATAATATTGCAATGAAGTCGTGGCCTTTTACATCTTGCGCCGGCATAGAAAAGGTGTCCAGGAAAGCTTTATTCACTACTTTTACGTTATATTCGCCGTCTAACTGTATTACAGCATCAGTAACTACATTAACAACATCATCGGTATATCTGCTAAGCGTTTCAAGTTTATACTCTAACTGTTTGTAGCTGGTAATAAGTGTAAAGGTTAGCACCGCGCCGGATATAAAGTTGTCCAGCGTACGGTAAGGCATTATACGTACCCGGTACCATTCATCGGTCTTGGTTTTTACCTCTATCTCTTTGTTGGTAAG
This window encodes:
- a CDS encoding response regulator; this translates as MINIILAEDHNIVRNGIKSLLEKEQDLTIAGEAVNGRQVIDLLNNGTKADVILADMNMPEMGGLELTEHIKKNYPAVKVIMLTALDHEKYVIKAFQASASGYMLKNVSAAELIFSIKHVCDGNQYICSELSTKFLKRLLTIPDPASLQPMHDIDLSAKEIEILGLITEGYTNQEIADKIFASKRTIESQRQALIDKTGSRNTAALVRYAIINGIVN
- a CDS encoding chemotaxis protein CheB; the protein is MEPQRIVVVGTSAGGIKAVNQLMKKFPADLPVAIFVVIHMSKHSQAHVIKEQLQKSTAFTCRVPTDGEQIQAGHLYISPADVHMLVKPGEVRLVLGPHENRWRPSIDVLFRSAAVAYGAATIGIILTGLLDDGTSGLAAIKRSGGMAIVQDPAEAEYDDMPVSAISNVEIDNQVFLEDMGYIVADMVAKPVKTLPIPEDVKIEADITERMASKITDMEKIGTHSNFTCPDCGGGLWRIKNDNFPRYRCHTGHVYTEAALMQRQAENMEESIWVSIRMLEERRNLLLGIVWREENENTGKQYAEYKVRAEELSIHIERLKGLLISMTRTESDDEGHL
- a CDS encoding PAS domain-containing sensor histidine kinase; the encoded protein is MAERAVDNAGENNATGAEQDVQAILQELQVHQIELEMQNDELKLANEELELQQLRFSSIYNLAPIGYFILNSSGVVTDVNNAGLTLLETGKMGLASKRLIQFVVPVHTDVFYRFYHEMSIRRARESCQLTMRSQTGREFHAQIEGIAIKAALGEQPQYYVAIIDISESIEARRALAETKDRLQLSLEASAAGTWELDLETMEFYLDEFNRNILGGMHGNGFDRGYKNFINILHPEDREMVDHCFRNSINFDKEIDVVTRIMNAEGGLSYASIRGHVIHEAGNVKRLAGIIIDITEKRRIEEETIKLKRNQQNEISLATLTAEENERRRISDSLHDSVSQLLYGIKIKLGLLNSGRPLNNEQQDINLLIDQAIAETRNISFELAPSILTDFGLPATIEELAKRLSSSKMHIQTRATGFHQRPDIVLETSIFRIIQELLNNCMKHSGASQVKIEIKKNKHIEIHVKDNGVGFRYKENERAVSGSGLSSIKNRVNLYNGKLDVQSAPGKGTAVNITLNF